The DNA segment CCTTTAAAATAAAGGCATTATTTAACTGAAAGTTCTTTAATTATACGGATTAGTTCTTCTAAAGAAGTAATGTATTCAGGATTGATTTGATACTTACCATTTACTACAAAAGCAGGCGTGCCATAATTTCTTGAAATTTCATTAGCCACATCATAAGCAACTAAAAGCTCTTTGGCTTCTTTAGTTTGTAAAAATTTTTGCAATTCTTCTTTACTAGCACCAATAGCATTTAAACCTATTTTATAAAACAAATCAAGATCATTTAAATTTAACTTTTGCTCAAAATGACTTACAAAATACACATCAGCAAGCTTATAAGTAAGACTTTTTTCACTAGTAACATCTAAACCTAAAGCTTTTTCTTTAAAAGAAGCTAAAGCAAACATCTCATTTAAAGCCCCACCATACTCACTCATAGAACTTACCGAAAAAAGATCATATTTTAAATTTGGCAAAACCTCTTTAACCTTTGCCAAAGTGTGAAATTGATGATGGGTGTAACAATGAATGCAACGATAAGAAAATACCTCTATTAGAGAATTTTGTGCATTTGGGATAGGTGTTTTTAAAGTAATATACTCTTTACCCTCACTTAACGCATTTGCATTTATAGCAAAACTGAGCGTACAACAAACAATCAAAAAAATATTTTTTAAATTCAATTTTAACTCCTATATCATGATATTGCAATATAATTATATTGCAATATCATAAACATCAGGATTCAACCACACCTCCAGCATCTTTTCTTGATTGCTCACTAGATTGAACCATAATTCCTTTTGTATATTTCAACAGTTCCTCCCATTCTTTCTTTTGTAGCAAGATGCCTTTTTGAACACTCTCTTCGTAATTTTTTTCAATAATATCATGAGAAATACTTACATTCTCATCATTTCTGATTAAAGGATTTTTAGAAATTTCAATATAAAGCGCTCTTTCATCTAAATCACAAGGTATATTTTTCATTAAAATATCTGGAAAATCTTCATTATTTTTTATAAAGTATTCCACATACTGAGATTGCTTTATGTCATACCAATAAGCTTTAACATATAAATTTTTATTTGATAATCTTTTTAACTGAGAATACACAAAACACCTATTATAACATTTTGAAATTTTTATATTTAAAGAATTATATTGATTTAAAAAATCAAGCGCATACGCAATAATAATTTGAATATGACATAATATGCTATGATGATTAAGATCAACACTTAAATACTCATTTGTAATATTTAATGTTATATCTAAATTGTCGCTTTTCAAATAAGGTGCAGCTTTAAGAAAATTTGATAATCCATTTAATCCAGCCATTTGCATGTCAATAACCATAGATGCAATTAAATCAGCTTCTCCAAGATTTAATTTTAATCCATTATAAGCTTTAATACAAGCAGCTTTAAGTTCGTTTTTGGAAACATAAACATTATTATTAGATAAATCACAAACACTATGCTTATTTTTTGGCAATAATGGAAACATCCACTCATTAGCATGAATTTCATCCATTAAAGGTGCATTCTGAAACAATGTCACTTGAACCCATCTATCTGATCTTGGATCATACTTTGTTGCACCAAACATAGACAATTTAGCTCTTAAAAGATGCATAGGCAAAAAGTCTTTTGCTAAAACATTAGCTCTTATATCACCCATTACACAATTTCCCATAGTCCAAACTCTTCTAGCTATAGATGTAAAACAAGGGTTTTCTAGTAAAAATTTACTTATATGTAAATAATCATCCTGATTTTTTAAAGCATTGTAAAATTTAACCACTTGCCTAGCAATATCTAAAGGTTGTTCTAGCTCATCTCCATTATCAATACCTCTTACTCCAAGCCTAGGCTCTTCTTTTTCTTCAGATATATACCAAAACCAATAATTATTTTCAGGATTTTCAAAATTAATACCTAAAGCCCAATCATATTTTTTCTCTATTACATTTTTAATTTCAGAAATTTTAACACCAGTAAGTTCTAATGGAGTTTCATCGATTGTCATCATTTTATCGTGTATATCAACTAATTCAGGATACAGTTCTAATAAACACGAAAGTACGATTTCTTGTGCTTCCAAAGAATATTTTTTTGTATATTCTACAAATTCCTCAATAACCATAGAAGCATTTATTTTTGTTTTTATTTCTTTTACTATATAAGAAAGCTCACTTGAAGCTATTTTGTTTAAATTATCTTGCCTTGAATCTATTGTTGTTATTTCTTTAAGATGTAAACTTGCTCTTTTTAAATAATCAATCAATTCTTTAGCCTTACTCATATCAAGCTTTTGTTGCATAACTTTTGACAAAGCTAATTCTCTTTGATAAAGCCAGTTATCAACAACTTTTGGGTGTTTAATCAAATAAGGAGCCATACCAAGTCCAGTAGCATTTCCCACACCTAAATATCTTTGAATATCTCTATCAAGTTCTACAGCTTTATCTCCGCAACGCTGTTTGGCTATATAATTTACCCAATCTAAACTAAATTGCCTTACAATATAAACAGCGCACATTTCAGCAGAAAATGACTGAGAAAAATCTCCATTTTTTTGCAGATTATCAAAATCAGAAATTCCAAATTTTCCACTTCCATATACAGCTGTGGTTCTTAATATATAACCAACTTTAGCTAGTTCATCTAAATCAGGTTGTTTTCCATTAGCTAAAGAATTAACAATATATTCAAAAATTCTTACACTTTTATTAGCCCTTGCTAAAACAAAAGCATTGTTAAAATTTCTACCAGCTTCTTGCAGTGGAACATTTTCTTTTAAAACAGTCAATAATCCACTATCAATTTCTCCATTTACAAAAGTAAAAGTGACATCCCACTTATTTGCTATAACTCTATCATTTCTTTCTTCATCTTTTATATAATTAGCAAATATAACAAGATGATATATTCCATGAGGTGTTCTAACTTGATATATTACATCACCAAATCCTTTATCATCTAAATCCCATAAAATATTTTTTAATACCCATTTTTCTTGAGCAATTTTCCTCATCAAAGTTCTAGTAAAACTAAGTCTAGATGAGTGCATAGAGCCTAGTCTTTCTAAAGACATGACTTCTTGTGGACTTCTTAATTTCATATCATTTTTCATTTTGTCTCCTTTTTTGTATTAACGTAAATTTTGCTCATCTGCCATTTTAATTGCAATCTGTATAGAGTTCCATAAGGTTGGTAATAATATAAATGAAACAGGCACAGCAGTAATTACTATAAATGATTGTAAAGCCGAAATTCCCCCCTGTCCGATAGATATTAAAATAATTGCCAATACCCCCATTAAAATTCCCCAAAAAGCTCTAAGAAGCTTACTAGGTTCAGTGTTCCCACTAACAATAACACTCATAGTATAAGTCATAGAATCACCAGTTGTAATAATAAAAATAGCTGCTAATATCAAAAATAATGCTGAAATAAATGTTGACAATGGCAATGACTGTGTTATTGCTATTAACGCAGCAGGTATATTAAAACCTTTAAAAGCAGAGCTTATGCTGCCTGGATTTTCTATTTCAAAATACAATCCTGTTCCACCAACAATAGTAAACCAAAACATTGTGATAATTGGTGCACATATACTCACAGCTATAATAAGCTCTCTTAAAGTCCTACCTCTTGAAATTCTAGCAATAAAGATAGCCAATACTGGACCATATCCTAAAAACCACCCCCAAAAAAACAAAGTCCAAGATGCAAGCCAAACAGTATCTTCTCTATAAGTAGCCATAGGTATAAAATTTTGTATCAAAGTTCCAACACCTTGAACATAAACATCCAAAATAAATTTTGTAGGACCAAAAATAAAAATAAAAAACATCAAACCTACAGCTAAAATAACATTCCATTTACTAAGAATTTGAATGCCTTTTGCTAAACCTCTAAGTGAAGATATAGTATAAACTAAAATAGCCAAAATAATAATACTCATTTGAGTAATTATATTATCTGGTATTTGAAAAATCATATTTAGTGCATAAGAAATTTGCAAACCTAAAAATCCTATAGGTCCTATAGTACCAGCAGCAACAGCCACAATACAAAAAGCATCTATTAAAGAACCAATCCATCCGTGTATAACTTTATCACCAAAAATAGGATAAAGAATAGTTCTAGGTCTTAAAGGAAGGCCTTTTTCATAGTGTAAATACATTAGCACTATTGTGGTAATAGTTCCAGAAACAGCCCAAGATAAAAAACTCCAATGCATGTAAGATTGCGCTAGAGCTTCTGTGATTTTTTGAAAAATATTACTAGTATTTCCAAATACAGGAGATGGAGAAACAAAATGAGCTATAGGCTCTCCAGCAGCCCAAAAAACACCTCCGCCTGCAAGTAAAGTACACATAATAATAGATATCCATTGAAATGTACTCATTTCAGGATTTTTAATATTACCCAAAACTACGCCGCCTGTTCTTCCCCAACTAAGCCCGATCCCAATAATAAAAGTCAAAAGTAGTAAAATTTGCCAATAAGCACCAAAGTATTTTGCTGAGACATTAAAACCAAACTCAACGATCGCACTAAGTAACTTTGAATCAATTAAAGCTATTACAACAAATATCATCAAAAATCCACTACTACAAATTAAAGTCAACTTATCAATACGAGTATTGTTTTTAGGAGCACTGTTTAACATTTTAACTCCTTAGCAAGTTTGAGCTTTTAAGCCATCTTGTAAAAAATGAAGCCAATTAAGACCCATGATTTTTTTTACATCATTCTCAGAAAACCCATAATTAATCAATCCTTTATAAATATTATATAAGCCACTAGAATCATTAAACCAAGACACATTTTTAGGCCATGTGGAATTAGTAGCACTACCTTCGCCATAATCTTTTATCTTAGACCATCTACCATTGCGCATCCATTCTAATACATCTAATGGTTGATTTAAACATAAATCACTTCCTATACCTATATGATCAACCCCTATCATATCTGCCAAATCAGCACTCATTTTACAAAAATCATCCAATGTACAATCACTTCCATTTGGCAAATGAAAAGGATATAAAGACAAACCTATCAAACCTTTTCTCTTAGCTAAAGCTTTTATCACCTCATCGCTTTTATTTCGCAATCCATTGTGCGCAAATTTAGGATTAGCATGAGATATACATATAGGGCGAGACGATATATCAATAGCTTCCAATGTTGATCTATCACTACTATGAGACATATCAACAATCATACCAACCCTATTCATTTCTTCAATCGCTTGTTTGCCAAAGCGAGTGATACCACTGTCGTTTTTTTCATAACAACCAGTAGCCAATAAGCTTTGATTATTATAAGTTAGCTGCATAATCAACAAACCAAGCTGTCTCATAACAGATATTAACCCTATTTCATCATCAATCAAAGAACAATTTTGCGCTCCAAAAAAAATCCCTACCTTATTTTGAGCTTTTGCTTTTAAAATATCTTCGCTTGAAAAAACAGGCAATATATATTCATTAAATTCTTCAAAAAATCTATGCCACTGGGCAAATCTAGTGAGTGTTTCTCTAGCATTTTCATGATATACTAAAGTAACATGCACAGCACTAACACCACTTGATTTTAAAAATTTAAAATATTCTTTATCCCATTTGCAATATTGCAAACCATCTATAATGATATCTTTCCCAAACATAACCACCTCCTTTTTGTAAACAACATTTAATAAGCTTTTACATAAGTTGTTTTTACAACTGTGTAAAATTCCTTCGCATAAGAACCTTGCTCTCTTGGACCAAAGCTAGATTCTTTTCTGCCTCCAAAAGGTACATGATAATCTGTTCCAGCTGTAGGAAGATTAATCATAACACAACCACTTTTTGCTTCTTTTTTAAATATGTTTGCATTTTTTAAACTCGATGTTACAATCCCTGAAGTCAATCCAAAACGAGTACCATTATTAAGCGCAACAGCTTCTTGTAAATCTTTTGCTTTAATCACACATGCTAATGGAGCAAAAATTTCTTCCTGATTAATATCCCAATCATTTTTAGTATTAATAAATAAAGTAGGAGACATATAGTAACCATTTTTATCAAGTGATAATTTTTCACCACCAAATACCAATTCCGCTCCAAGATCTTTAGCTCTTTGAACCCATTTGAAATTAGATTCAAATTGTTTATTATCGGCTACTGGTCCCATAAAAATTCCATCATCTAAGCAATGGCCAACCTTTAATGTTTTCATTCTAGAAACCATTTTCTCAACAAAAGCATCATGAATACTTTCCATAACAATCAAACGAGAACTTGCTGTGCATTTTTGTCCAGTACCTGAAAAAGCTCCTGCAATAGCACACTCAACAGCAAGATCAAGATCTGCATCATCCATAATAACTAAGGCATTTTTACTACCCATTTCTAATTGACATTTAACAAAATTTGCAGCCGTAGCACGTGCTATTTTTCTACCAACATCAACAGATCCAGTAAAAGAAAGTGCGTTGATATTTCTAGAATTAATAATAGTCTCACCAACTTCTCCACCACTACCTAAAACTAAATTAAATACACCACTTGGCAATCCATGCTCATGAATAATCTCAGTCAAAGCTACAGCAGAAGCTGGAGTGGTATTAGCTGGTTTCCATACTATACTATTACCAAAACAAAGAGCAGGAGCTATTTTCCAAGAAGCTGTTGCAATAGGGAAATTCCAAGGAGAAATAATACCAACAACACCAACAGCCTCTCTTGTAATCTCAACATCAACACCACTTCTTACAGACGCTGCATTTTCCCCAATTTGTCTTAATACTTCAGCTGCATAATATTGAAAAAATTGACCTGATCTAAACGCTTCTCCTTTTCCTTCTATTTTTGTTTTTCCTTCTTCTAAAGATATGATTTTTCCAATCTCATCGCTTCTATTCATTAAAGATTCACCGATTTTATAAAGCAAATTTGCCTTTTCTTCTAAAGGAGTTTTTTCCCAAGAAACTTGAGCCTCTTTAGCAGCATCAATAGCTAGCTCTACTTGTTTTTTATCAGCCTGTGCTACATCCCCTAGATCATTATCAATATCAGATGGATTAATATTTTTTATAGTATTAACACCCTCTACCCATTGACCATTAATATATAAACCCTTAGTACAATCTAACATTTTATCTCCTTTATAATTTTAATTATGAGTTTGCGCATAAACTACAAATTCAACCAGCATTTCTTCTCTAGCCAAACCAGAAACAATAAATGCAGCTCTATTTGGATAAACTGTATTGAAATAGGTTGAATATACCGAATTTACAAATTTTAAATCTTCTCTTTTTGTAACATAAATTAAAATCTGTAACACATCATCTAATTTAGAACCAGCACATTCTAAAGTATGAATAAGATTTGAAAAAACTTGTTTGGTTTGCGCTTCTATACCACCAGTAACAACCTCTCCATTTTTATCAATAGGAATTTGTGCTGTATATAAAATATTATTTGATACAACCGCCCATTCTAATGGAGATTTTGAGGGGAATAATTTTGTTTTAACCGCTATTTTACTTGACATACAACTCCTTTTTGTATTGTTATATTTTCAAGTCTATAGGAAAAAAACTTAATAAATACTTAATGACGACAATAAATATATTATATATTTTCTTACCTTGAAAAAACATGTAAATATGTGAATATTGGTAAATATATTTAAAAGATATCCCTATGATTAAAACATCAAATAAGTTAGCAAGGTAGTTTTAGTTGTAAAATTGAATATATACTTATTATATGATTATATCAAATCAAATATTGTTTAACAAAATTCTCAAAATAATCAATAATGTCATCAACATATTCCAAAGCTTTTTCTGTGTTTTTTTGATACACAGCTTTTAATATATTCTTGTGTTTTTCTTTTACAATATCATGTTGACTATTTTGAGCATAGCGATACCAAAATCTCCTTGAAATCCCTTGCACGTTTCTCAATTCTTCGTAAATAAAATAATTTTTAGAAGCTTTAGCTAATACATCTTGTCTTTTATCAAGCCATGATAAAAAATTTATTTCATCATAATTTTCAATTTCATTTAAAAGTTCATTTATAGCTTTTTTATCATCCTCAGTAAGTCTTTTTATAGCACATTCTATACAAAGTTTCAAAATAACTCTTCTTACTTCCAAAAGTTGCATTTGTAAAGAAGCATTCATTTGTGGAACCATTATTCCTGCTTTTGATATATTCACCAAATAACGTTTTGAAAGCAACAATAATGCTTCTCTTACAGGCGTACGTCCAACATCAAGCATATTTGCTATGCCCTGTTCTGTTAAAATACTACCAGGTTCTATTTCACAAAAAACTATTCTTCTTTCTAGTTCATCATATACTTGTTCGGCTAAAGTTTTATTTTTCACTTTTTTCATGTAATTTCCAAATATAAAATAAAAATTATAGAATAATATCTAATTATTAATGTATTTAAGACAGAATATTAATGATTAAAATTCATATTTGATATTCAATTTACTTTAAATATAATGTATTATAAAAAACAAAAAAGGATTTTTAAATGCAAATACGAATTTATTATGAAGATACCGATGCAGGTGGAGTGGTATATCATAGCAATTACTTAAAATTTTGCGAAAGAGCAAGAAGTGAGATATTTTTTCAAAAAAACGCGAAAATTTTTGATAAAAATACAGGACATTTCCTACTTACTAAAGCAAATTGTAACTTTTTAAAACCCGCTAAACTTGGAGATCTTATAGAAGTAAAAACATTTATCGCAAAGCTTAAAAAAGCTTCAGTTTGTATAAAACAAGAGATTTACAAAGATAGCACCAAGCTTTTTGAGGCTGATTTTACCCTAGCTTTTTTAAAAAATGAAAAAGTAGCCCCTATAGATGAGGTTATAGCTAAGATTTTTACTGATTTTGCAAAGGAGTAAAACCTAAGCCTTGCGAGCGAATGATTTTAACCTTATAGTCAAATTGATTATCATTTAAACTCTCATCGAAAATTCTTTGAGAGTCTTTATCTAAAAACTGCGTATAAAAATAATCAAGCCCCACGCTAGATGCATACGCTATCCAGTTGTAATTAATATTTTGCGAAAAAAGCTCATTAAGATAGCTTAGAGTTTGATCCTCATTAGAAATGGAATTTGCTAGTAAAAGTTTTTTTCTATCGTTAATTTGTGTTAAACTTAACAAAATAGGATTATAATTAATCTGAGTTGATAACAACACAAAAGGCTCTATATCATAAGTTCTTATTTGCGAGCTTATGAGTGCTGTTTTAATCAAAGAAGTATTTAAAATAATACTAGAATCTTGAAAACTTCTATTTTGATTTAAAATACTTCTAAAATCAAATTTAGAACTATTAATAGTATAAATTTTCTCGCTACCATTACCTATGTTTAAAACATTCTCATCTAAGCGATTTGCCAAAGGTGTTCCATCTGAAAAAATAATATTTTTACCATTGGAATATTCTAAAAGTTTTTGAATTTGTTTTTGATAGTCTATACTTCCAAAATACACATTTTCATTTTGCGTATCAAAATTTCTTTTATGTGCAGTAGGTATGAAAACTTTTACATTAGAATCAAGGCTTTCTTTTAATAAATTTTTCACACCTTTATCTGTAAAACCTGCGATAATATAATTAAATTTTTCTTCTTGAGCTTGTTTAAAAGCTTTAGTTATCTTGTTCTCATCTTCTGTGCCTATTAAAAACACCTTTACTTTTATTTGCGCTCTTTGTCTTAATAAATACGCTATGCTTGAATTTATAATAGTGTTAGAATAGCTTTTAATCGTTTGCTCAGGTATAATAATAGCTAATTTTACACTAGCATTTTTTTGAATTCTTTTTTCAAAATCTATGATGGAATTTAAAAGTTTAGTATAAATATTAACCAAAAGTTCATTTGCATTATCATTGTTAAATCTTGATAAGAAATTAAAATAAAGTCCTGTTTCTAACAAAGTAAATAAACAATCATTATCACAATTTTGAAATTCTAAATTAGGATAAAAAGACTCACTAGGTTCTATGGGCGATGGTTTTTGCTCTTTCGCAAAAGCACTTAAAGTTAAAACAAAACTCATCATCAAACAAACTAAACTTTTTCTCATAAATAACCTTTTATTTTTTTAATATCTTCTATAAATTCAGCATAAAAGCTAGGATTTTTACTCAAAAAATTCAAATCATAACTTGGCAAAAGCAAAGCATTATTAAAACGCATACATTGCCCTTTGTATTTTTGAAAGTTCTCAAAACCCAAACTTACAAAAGCTTCTTGACCAAGACATAAAATAATCTTTGCTTTTACAAAATCAAGCTCGTTGTAAAAATACGGCAAGCATAATTTTAGTGCTTGATCATCTATTTTAAAATTACTAAAACATTTAAACATATAAGAAAAATATATCTCATCTTCTTTTAAATTTAAAAGCTCTTTACATAATCTTAAAAACTCTTGTTTATTCTTAGAAGCAAAAAACTTTCCACTTTCGTTTTCTTCTTTATCAATAAAAGCTTGATAAATCAGAATTTTAGCATTTTTGGCTTCTTTTTCTATTAAACTATACTTTCTTAATTTAGAAAAATGACAAAGATTGCAAGTTTTTACTCTTTCGTTTAATTCTTTAAAACTTAAGTTAAAATGTCTAATTTGCTTTTGTTCATCAAAGTATTCATAACCAAAAGCTTTTAGATAATACAAACTGCGTTTATTCATCACATCAATGCTTCTAAATTTTCACCCTCTAAACGATAAGTTCTCCACTCGCTCATATGTCTTGCATTTAACTTGGTATAAAATTCAATCCCCAAATCATTATCATTTAAACAAACCCACTCTAAGCGTTTAAGATTTTTTTCTTTACAAATTTGTGCTAAATATTTAAAAACAGCTCTAGCATAACCTTTTTTTCTATATTTTGGCTGTATGTAAATATCTTCTAGGTATAATCCACCCAAACCCCAAAAAGATGAAAAAGTAAAATAATACATCACATAGCCTATTATCTCACCATCAACCTTTAAACTCAAAGCCTTAGCGTATTCATGTTTAAAAAATGATTCTTCAAGTTCTTTGCTTGTGCATTTTACATCTTTAAGCATATTTTCATGAATAGCAAGTTCTTTGAGTAATTCTAAAATTTTTTCCAAATCTTCTTTTTTACTCTCACAAATTTCAAAAGCCATTATTTTTCCTTAGTTTACAAAATAAAATCAAAATTTAGCAAAAAGTTTTAAAATAACTCTTAATTAAAAGCAGATTTAAGTAAGATTTTGCTAACATACTCGCTTATTATTTTGTTTTTTATTTTAAGTTAAGGAAAAAATATGAAAAGAACATACCAACCACATAAAACTCCTAAAAAAAGAACTCACGGCTTTCGTGTACGTATGAAGAGCAAAAATGGTCGCAAAGTGATCAATGCTAGACGTGCTAAAGGTAGAAAAAGATTAGCGGTATAAAAGATTTTCTAAGTATTAACGACTTAGGAGAGTTTGCAGCAATTTATAAAGAAGGTAAAAAATGGCATTGCGAAGGCATGATCATCTTTTACTCTTTAAGTGAAGAAAAAAAATTCGCCGTTGTTGCTAGTAAAAAAGTTGGAAAAGCTGTTATAAGAAATAGAGCCAAAAGGCTCTTAAGATCAGCTTTTTTTCAGGTTAAAAATCAAGTTGAAAACGGAAAATACATACTTGTAGCCAAAACGAGTATCACTGAAATTCCTTTTTTAAAATTAGAAAAAAACTTGAAATGGGGTTTGAAAAAAATAGGATGCATAAAATAGTTTGTCTAAAATTTATCAGATTTTATCAACTCTTTATCAGTCCTTTTAAACCACAATGCTGTAGGTATTACCCAAGTTGCTCTGAGTATGCCTTATGGCAATTTAAAAAAAATAATATTTTTAAAGCATTTGGTGCAGTTTTTTTAAGAATTTTAAAATGCAATCCGTTTTTTAAAGGTGGTATTGATTATCCTAAAATACGCAAGAATAATCTAAACTCAGGTATATGTTTTAAACCTAGTTTTAATGCTTTAAAACAACTCAATTATCTTTATATCCCTTGCAACGATAATCAATTTTTTTTAATTAAGATTATATTTCCAAAGGACAATCCGTGTCAGAAAATTTATCTCAACAAAAACGCATATTAATTGCTGTTGTATTATCATTTTTATTTTTTGTAGTTTATGATTATTTTTTTATACCCAAAGCTCCACAAACTGAGCAAAATATCACTCAAATAGAACAAAACAACTCAGCTCCACAAAGCACTACAAGTACTAACTCTCAAGCTCCAAAAACAGAACTTAGCGTTAATCAAAAAGAAGAAATAGCAGTTGTTAAAAGTGAACATTTTGAAGCACATATTGACTCTTTAGGTAGGATAGCTAAATTTTATCTAAGTGATGAAAAATACAAAGATGAAAATGGCAAAAGTATTAATCTAATAGATAC comes from the Campylobacter sp. CNRCH_2014_0184h genome and includes:
- a CDS encoding uracil-DNA glycosylase family protein; the protein is MNKRSLYYLKAFGYEYFDEQKQIRHFNLSFKELNERVKTCNLCHFSKLRKYSLIEKEAKNAKILIYQAFIDKEENESGKFFASKNKQEFLRLCKELLNLKEDEIYFSYMFKCFSNFKIDDQALKLCLPYFYNELDFVKAKIILCLGQEAFVSLGFENFQKYKGQCMRFNNALLLPSYDLNFLSKNPSFYAEFIEDIKKIKGYL
- a CDS encoding DUF3726 domain-containing protein, with the protein product MKNDMKLRSPQEVMSLERLGSMHSSRLSFTRTLMRKIAQEKWVLKNILWDLDDKGFGDVIYQVRTPHGIYHLVIFANYIKDEERNDRVIANKWDVTFTFVNGEIDSGLLTVLKENVPLQEAGRNFNNAFVLARANKSVRIFEYIVNSLANGKQPDLDELAKVGYILRTTAVYGSGKFGISDFDNLQKNGDFSQSFSAEMCAVYIVRQFSLDWVNYIAKQRCGDKAVELDRDIQRYLGVGNATGLGMAPYLIKHPKVVDNWLYQRELALSKVMQQKLDMSKAKELIDYLKRASLHLKEITTIDSRQDNLNKIASSELSYIVKEIKTKINASMVIEEFVEYTKKYSLEAQEIVLSCLLELYPELVDIHDKMMTIDETPLELTGVKISEIKNVIEKKYDWALGINFENPENNYWFWYISEEKEEPRLGVRGIDNGDELEQPLDIARQVVKFYNALKNQDDYLHISKFLLENPCFTSIARRVWTMGNCVMGDIRANVLAKDFLPMHLLRAKLSMFGATKYDPRSDRWVQVTLFQNAPLMDEIHANEWMFPLLPKNKHSVCDLSNNNVYVSKNELKAACIKAYNGLKLNLGEADLIASMVIDMQMAGLNGLSNFLKAAPYLKSDNLDITLNITNEYLSVDLNHHSILCHIQIIIAYALDFLNQYNSLNIKISKCYNRCFVYSQLKRLSNKNLYVKAYWYDIKQSQYVEYFIKNNEDFPDILMKNIPCDLDERALYIEISKNPLIRNDENVSISHDIIEKNYEESVQKGILLQKKEWEELLKYTKGIMVQSSEQSRKDAGGVVES
- a CDS encoding RidA family protein, coding for MSSKIAVKTKLFPSKSPLEWAVVSNNILYTAQIPIDKNGEVVTGGIEAQTKQVFSNLIHTLECAGSKLDDVLQILIYVTKREDLKFVNSVYSTYFNTVYPNRAAFIVSGLAREEMLVEFVVYAQTHN
- a CDS encoding BCCT family transporter produces the protein MLNSAPKNNTRIDKLTLICSSGFLMIFVVIALIDSKLLSAIVEFGFNVSAKYFGAYWQILLLLTFIIGIGLSWGRTGGVVLGNIKNPEMSTFQWISIIMCTLLAGGGVFWAAGEPIAHFVSPSPVFGNTSNIFQKITEALAQSYMHWSFLSWAVSGTITTIVLMYLHYEKGLPLRPRTILYPIFGDKVIHGWIGSLIDAFCIVAVAAGTIGPIGFLGLQISYALNMIFQIPDNIITQMSIIILAILVYTISSLRGLAKGIQILSKWNVILAVGLMFFIFIFGPTKFILDVYVQGVGTLIQNFIPMATYREDTVWLASWTLFFWGWFLGYGPVLAIFIARISRGRTLRELIIAVSICAPIITMFWFTIVGGTGLYFEIENPGSISSAFKGFNIPAALIAITQSLPLSTFISALFLILAAIFIITTGDSMTYTMSVIVSGNTEPSKLLRAFWGILMGVLAIILISIGQGGISALQSFIVITAVPVSFILLPTLWNSIQIAIKMADEQNLR
- a CDS encoding aldehyde dehydrogenase family protein produces the protein MLDCTKGLYINGQWVEGVNTIKNINPSDIDNDLGDVAQADKKQVELAIDAAKEAQVSWEKTPLEEKANLLYKIGESLMNRSDEIGKIISLEEGKTKIEGKGEAFRSGQFFQYYAAEVLRQIGENAASVRSGVDVEITREAVGVVGIISPWNFPIATASWKIAPALCFGNSIVWKPANTTPASAVALTEIIHEHGLPSGVFNLVLGSGGEVGETIINSRNINALSFTGSVDVGRKIARATAANFVKCQLEMGSKNALVIMDDADLDLAVECAIAGAFSGTGQKCTASSRLIVMESIHDAFVEKMVSRMKTLKVGHCLDDGIFMGPVADNKQFESNFKWVQRAKDLGAELVFGGEKLSLDKNGYYMSPTLFINTKNDWDINQEEIFAPLACVIKAKDLQEAVALNNGTRFGLTSGIVTSSLKNANIFKKEAKSGCVMINLPTAGTDYHVPFGGRKESSFGPREQGSYAKEFYTVVKTTYVKAY
- a CDS encoding dipeptidase, which translates into the protein MFGKDIIIDGLQYCKWDKEYFKFLKSSGVSAVHVTLVYHENARETLTRFAQWHRFFEEFNEYILPVFSSEDILKAKAQNKVGIFFGAQNCSLIDDEIGLISVMRQLGLLIMQLTYNNQSLLATGCYEKNDSGITRFGKQAIEEMNRVGMIVDMSHSSDRSTLEAIDISSRPICISHANPKFAHNGLRNKSDEVIKALAKRKGLIGLSLYPFHLPNGSDCTLDDFCKMSADLADMIGVDHIGIGSDLCLNQPLDVLEWMRNGRWSKIKDYGEGSATNSTWPKNVSWFNDSSGLYNIYKGLINYGFSENDVKKIMGLNWLHFLQDGLKAQTC
- a CDS encoding thiol:disulfide interchange protein DsbA/DsbL encodes the protein MNLKNIFLIVCCTLSFAINANALSEGKEYITLKTPIPNAQNSLIEVFSYRCIHCYTHHQFHTLAKVKEVLPNLKYDLFSVSSMSEYGGALNEMFALASFKEKALGLDVTSEKSLTYKLADVYFVSHFEQKLNLNDLDLFYKIGLNAIGASKEELQKFLQTKEAKELLVAYDVANEISRNYGTPAFVVNGKYQINPEYITSLEELIRIIKELSVK
- a CDS encoding YbgC/FadM family acyl-CoA thioesterase, with the protein product MQIRIYYEDTDAGGVVYHSNYLKFCERARSEIFFQKNAKIFDKNTGHFLLTKANCNFLKPAKLGDLIEVKTFIAKLKKASVCIKQEIYKDSTKLFEADFTLAFLKNEKVAPIDEVIAKIFTDFAKE
- a CDS encoding GntR family transcriptional regulator, with product MKKVKNKTLAEQVYDELERRIVFCEIEPGSILTEQGIANMLDVGRTPVREALLLLSKRYLVNISKAGIMVPQMNASLQMQLLEVRRVILKLCIECAIKRLTEDDKKAINELLNEIENYDEINFLSWLDKRQDVLAKASKNYFIYEELRNVQGISRRFWYRYAQNSQHDIVKEKHKNILKAVYQKNTEKALEYVDDIIDYFENFVKQYLI